Proteins from a genomic interval of Epinephelus fuscoguttatus linkage group LG16, E.fuscoguttatus.final_Chr_v1:
- the six3a gene encoding homeobox protein SIX3a, producing MVFRSPLELYPSHFFLPNFADRPVLLANSAPTTRSPEDLSMFQLPTLNFSPEQVASVCETLEETGDIERLGRFLWSLPVAPGACEAINKHESILRARAVVAFHTGNFRDLYHILENHKFTKDSHGKLQAMWLEAHYQEAEKLRGRPLGPVDKYRVRKKFPLPRTIWDGEQKTHCFKERTRSLLREWYLQDPYPNPSKKRELAQATGLTPTQVGNWFKNRRQRDRAAAAKNRLQHQAIGPSGMRSLSEAGLTPHSSAESPSTAASPTTSVSSMTERVDTGTSILSVTSSDSECDV from the exons ATGGTTTTCAGATCCCCTTTAGAGCTTTATCCCTCCCATTTCTTCCTGCCAAACTTCGCTGATCGCCCTGTGCTCCTGGCGAACAGCGCTCCCACCACCAGGTCTCCAGAAGACTTGTCCATGTTTCAGCTACCGACCCTCAACTTCTCCCCGGAGCAGGTGGCGAGCGTCTGCGAGACGCTTGAGGAGACCGGGGACATCGAGCGGCTGGGCCGCTTCCTCTGGTCCCTGCCTGTGGCTCCGGGAGCATGCGAGGCGATCAACAAGCACGAGTCCATCCTGCGCGCCCGGGCGGTGGTGGCGTTCCACACGGGGAATTTCAGAGACCTCTACCACATCCTGGAGAACCACAAGTTCACCAAGGACTCACACGGCAAACTACAGGCCATGTGGCTGGAAGCACACTACCAGGAGGCCGAGAAGCTCCGCGGTCGTCCCCTCGGACCGGTCGATAAGTACCGGGTACGGAAGAAGTTTCCGCTGCCTCGGACCATCTGGGACGGCGAGCAGAAGACGCACTGTTTCAAAGAGCGGACACGGAGCCTGCTGAGGGAGTGGTACCTTCAGGACCCATATCCAAACCCCAGCAAGAAAAGGGAACTGGCTCAAGCCACTGGACTCACTCCTACACAGGTCGGAAACTGGTTTAAAAATCGGAGGCAACGAGACAGAGCCGCGGCGGCCAAAAACAG GCTCCAGCACCAAGCAATAGGACCGAGCGGTATGAGGTCCCTGTCAGAGGCCGGCCTCACCCCTCACAGCTCGGCGGAGTCGCCTTCGACCGCGGCCAGTCCGACCACCAGCGTTTCCAGTATGACAGAGAGAGTTGATACTGGGACGTCCATCCTGTCCGTCACATCCAGCGACTCGGAGTGCGATGTATGA